In Ictidomys tridecemlineatus isolate mIctTri1 chromosome X unlocalized genomic scaffold, mIctTri1.hap1 SUPER_X_unloc_1, whole genome shotgun sequence, a single window of DNA contains:
- the LOC144372384 gene encoding zinc finger X-linked protein ZXDB-like: MEIPRLLPARGTRQGSGGYCPAGGGGVHRGPDPPAGQAPARRLLLLRGAQDGGPVPRSEEARRASRGRGPGPSPSPLAPRPNHPSGGGDDFFLVLLDPVGGDVETSGTDQAEGPVWREEAEAGLGPQGDESGANPAGRPALGPRCLSAAPGPAPVPVPVRVPVPVPIPIPAPASGPGHGAAFAGTITIHNQDLLLRFENGVLTLTTPPLPAWEPGVAPFPQPGGLTAPPPAGFPHTAQLGDCPELPPELLLAEPAEPAPAPAPEEEAEGRAAAQSPRGPLGPAPGVVLYLCPEAQCGQTFAKKHQLKVHLLTHSSSQGQRPFKCPLGGCGWTFTTSYKLKRHLQSHDKLRPFGCPVEGCGKSFTTVYNLKAHMKGHEQENSFKCEVCEESFPTQAKLSAHQRSHFEPERPYQCAFSGCKKTFITVSALFSHNRAHFREQELFACSFPGCSKQYDKACRLKIHLRSHTGERPFLCDFEGCGWNFTSMSKLLRHKRKHDDDRRFTCPVEGCGKSFTRAEHLKGHSITHLGTKPFVCPVEGCCARFSARSSLYIHSKKHLQDVETWKSRCPVSTCNKLFTSKHSMKTHMAKRHNLGQDLLAQLEAANSLTPSSELTSQGQNDLSDAEIVSFFSDVPGKSSAAVLDTALVNSGILTIDVASVSSTLAGNLPANNNNSLGQAVDPRALMATSDLPQSLDTSLFFGTTAAAFQQGPLDMDDVSSVSVGPLGSLGSLAMKNSSPEPQTLTPSNKLTVDTEALTPSSTLCENSVSELLTPTKADWNVHPDSDFFGQEEETQFGFPNPAGNHGSQKETDLITVTGSPFLV, translated from the coding sequence ATGGAAATCCCGAGGCTGCTCCCGGCTCGCGGGACAAGACAGGGCAGCGGCGGTTATTGCCCCGCGGGCGGCGGCGGGGTCCACCGAGGCCCTGACCCGCCGGCTGGTCAGGCCCCCGCGCGGCGCCTTCTACTGCTCCGGGGGGCCCAAGATGGCGGGCCCGTGCCGCGGAGCGAGGAGGCCCGCAGGGCCTCACGGGGCCGGGGCCCGGGCCCAAGCCCGAGCCCGTTGGCGCCGAGGCCGAATCACCCGAGCGGCGGCGGCGACGACTTCTTCCTGGTGCTGCTTGACCCGGTGGGTGGCGACGTGGAGACCTCGGGCACCGATCAGGCCGAAGGGCCCGTGTGGAGGGAGGAGGCCGAAGCGGGCCTGGGGCCCCAGGGGGACGAGAGCGGCGCGAACCCCGCGGGCCGCCCTGCGCTGGGCCCCCGCTGCCTGTCCGCGGCCCCGGGCCCGGCCCCGGTCCCGGTCCCCGTCCGCGTCCCGGTCCCGGTCCCGATCCCGATCCCGGCTCCAGCCTCAGGCCCGGGCCACGGGGCGGCCTTCGCAGGCACCATCACTATCCATAACCAGGACCTGCTGTTGCGTTTTGAGAACGGCGTCCTCACCCTGACCACGCCCCCGCTGCCGGCCTGGGAGCCGGGGGTCGCGCCTTTCCCGCAGCCTGGGGGTCTAACTGCCCCGCCGCCAGCTGGGTTCCCGCACACCGCGCAGTTGGGTGACTGCCCAGAGCTGCCGCCTGAGCTCCTGCTGGCCGAGCCGGCGGAACCTGCGCCGGCCCCGGCTcctgaggaggaggctgagggccGGGCCGCCGCCCAGAGCCCTCGCGGGCCGCTGGGCCCGGCCCCAGGCGTGGTGCTGTACCTGTGCCCCGAGGCGCAGTGCGGACAAACCTTCGCCAAGAAACACCAGCTGAAGGTGCACCTGCTGACgcacagcagcagccagggtcaGAGGCCCTTCAAGTGCCCCCTGGGCGGCTGCGGCTGGACCTTCACCACGTCTTACAAGCTCAAGAGGCACCTGCAGTCGCATGACAAACTAAGGCCTTTCGGCTGCCCGGTGGAGGGCTGTGGAAAGAGCTTCACCACTGTGTACAACCTCAAAGCACACATGAAGGGCCATGAGCAGGAGAACTCCTTCAAATGTGAGGTGTGCGAGGAGAGCTTCCCCACGCAGGCTAAGCTCAGTGCCCACCAGCGCAGCCACTTCGAGCCAGAGAGGCCCTACCAATGTGCGTTTTCCGGCTGCAAGAAGACGTTTATTACCGTGAGTGCCCTGTTTTCCCATAACCGCGCCCATTTCAGGGAACAGGAACTCTTTGCCTGCTCTTTCCCTGGCTGCAGTAAACAGTATGACAAGGCTTGTAGGCTGAAAATTCACCTGCGGAGCCACACAGGCGAGAGACCTTTCCTTTGTGACTTTGAGGGCTGTGGCTGGAATTTCACCAGCATGTCCAAACTCTTAAGGCACAAAAGGAAGCATGATGATGACCGGAGGTTCACGTGCCCTGTAGAAGGCTGTGGGAAATCTTTCACAAGGGCCGAGCATCTGAAAGGCCACAGCATAACCCACCTGGGCACAAAACCTTTCGTGTGTCCTGTGGAAGGCTGCTGTGCCAGGTTTTCTGCTCGTAGTAGTCTCTACATTCACTCCAAGAAACACCTGCAGGATGTGGAGACTTGGAAGAGTCGTTGCCCTGTCTCCACCTGTAATAAACTCTTCACATCCAAGCACAGCATGAAGACCCACATGGCCAAAAGGCACAACCTTGGCCAGGATCTCTTAGCTCAGCTCGAAGCTGCAAATTCTCTCACGCCCAGCAGTGAGCTTACCAGCCAGGGACAGAATGATCTCAGCGATGCAGAGATAGTGTCTTTCTTCTCTGATGTGCCTGGCAAGAGTTCTGCTGCAGTGCTGGACACCGCATTGGTCAATTCTGGAATCCTGACTATTGATGTGGCTTCTGTGAGCTCCACTCTGGCAGGGAATCTGCCTGCCAACAATAATAATTCTCTAGGGCAGGCTGTGGACCCTCGGGCCTTGATGGCCACCAGTGACCTTCCTCAGAGCCTGGatacctctctcttttttggaaCGACAGCTGCTGCTTTTCAGCAGGGTCCCTTAGATATGGATGATGTCTCCAGTGTAAGCGTGGGGCCACTGGGGTCTCTGGGTTCTTTGGCAATGAAAAACTCGAGTCCAGAGCCCCAGACTTTGACACCCAGCAATAAGTTAACAGTCGACACAGAAGCTCTGACTCCTTCAAGCACCCTTTGTGAAAACAGTGTTTCAGAACTACTGACACCAACCAAAGCGGATTGGAATGTACATCCTGACTCCGACTTCTTTGGACAGGAGGAAGAAACCCAGTTTGGATTCCCCAATCCAGCAGGAAACCATGGTTCTCAGAAAGAAACAGATCTTATCACAGTGACTGGCAGCCCATTTTTGGTATGA